The genomic stretch taacaatttgatatgctgttcaaaagttttaaaaagaaaagaaattcaaagactattcaacactatacctgctttgatcaatataaatggcctcaacatgatttaaatgtggtaacgtactatctgaacgttcccggtatcgctcgtgattaaactgttcgaaattgagagtcatttcttttatttcgctatttcgtaaacactaacattacgtcaaatttcatattttatactttaattacaacattaatattttagaacccaaagagtgaatatacccctttattggatttaagcattcatgtaaatctatttttacaaataataagtttgaatgagaaaggctgagtctgactgctaggtggatcaatttaggttttaagtttatatatacttacgtgatttttttttttatcggatcttttttttttgaacggagttttttacgcgattttttaaaattacgcggttttttatacgcggtttttttcaacgcggtacaaccaaccgcgtaaaaaaggccCCAGTGTAAATCCAAGCGGTGCGGTTAAAAAACACGGGCgttaaaaaaggttaaaaaagtTAAGGCCATACATAAATCGCGTCGTTATTTTTCTAAGATCTGATacttttttatcggaaagaatAGTTAACgttctaaattaaaaaaaaatcatatttctaAGATATGATGTTTGATTATCATTATACgggtaaaaaatgaaatttaaattaacTGATTTTACTGCGTTACTCGAACAGAGTTCGAAAAAAGCAATCAtttgaagtacaaaaatgaagcTTCATCTTTCAAAGATTTATTGCTTACTTATCGATAAATAGTTTAGAGATCAAAATCGTACATAAATGCCTCCACTACATTACTGTTCGACTTGAGAAAAAGTAAATGTTCTAAGTTATCCTTACTGAGATTCATCCTGAACTTGGTCAATATTTGCCCGAGTCCATTGAATTCTTGTTCAACTGAAACCTGTGTGCAAGGTAGTTGAAGCACAGTCAGGGCTAAAATAGATAAATCGCTGTCATGCTTTgcatattttttccaatatgcAAGTACATTAGCATCAAATGGCAGGCACATGTCTATTTGAATTCGACGGATTCATTTCTCAATATCAATGTCACTAGATGACTTCGACAGTCTCTTAGAAAGCAGGAACTTTTGAACCCGATGTAAGTCGATCAGACTCGGACTTGCTGTTGGAGAAGTTGATGTCTTTTCCGGTGTCGTTTCAGTAGTTCGTAGAGATTGAATGACTTTCCAGGTTACCAGTAAATGTTgctaaaatcaaaaacaaattttaaaaacaaatcatatataaattaaaataacttTTCTGTGTAAACATACGATGGCTGTTTCCTTCTACTCTGAAGTTAGTACCGCTGGTTCAAAATCAGTTAGGCGAGGATCGACATACAGAGCCGCCAGGAATGCAGCATTATCCATCCACATGTGTCTGCGGTGATTTAATGCCTTGAGCAGCTGCTTCGAAATTGTATCTCCAATTTCCTGCAACTCAAGACAGCACTCTTGCCAATAAAGGTAAAAGGAACCACATAGCAAAGTTTCCTCCTGAATACGTTTAGTTAGTATATACACCGGTTTGGCTGCCAATACGAATTGATCCACTCGTTGCCAAAATTTTGTGTTGAATGACTTCAATAGTTGCGGCGGTAGAAGGCTAATTATAAAATCCTTTCAATCTTGCAACCGACTGATCATAAGGTAAGCGGACCTCCAACGCgtatcgccatccaaaaacggtAGATTTCGAGATTGGTCCAGCTTGAAGGAATTCACATATGGTTGACAACGCATAATCTTTACGAGATTTCTGGCGTTAGTAAGAAACCTTGACAGTGATTTGGTTTTTAGTACATCGTAGACAGAAAGCTGAACTGTGTGCGCTGCGCATCTAACGCTGGTTAAATGAGTGTTCACTGTAGGGTATGAGCTAGCTGAGTTTAGGGTAAAACGGATTAACAGTGTTGTAGATGAGAAAGCGTGAAACAGAATCACCCTGTAAGAGGAATGAAAAGAGGAAAGGGAGCGAGAGATGGGTTGAACAGAAAAAGGCATGTAAGGAGACGCAGCGGATAAAAAGGTGTGCTCTGTAAAACAGGTGAACTATACGGGAATAAATAAAGATTTACGGAAACAGTTGGTGGCGATTGTTGAAGTATTTACATCTGGCGACGAGTGATACGGATCAGCGAAGGTAATTCAATGAAACAtccaatgaaaatgaaatttttgttgGTGATTGAAGAAAGTTAAAACATCATGGCGGCGACAGATTTTCGTCCGAAtgaactttttctttttttttgctatctGGTGAACAAGTTAGAGGGGAAGGAAGGGTTTCTTCCTCTAGCTTGGTGGCGTTTTAGTACATATGTGAGTGATGGATTTTTTGTCATCGTTCGGAGCCTGAGTCGGTTGCCAGTTATTTAGAGAGAACGAGTGGTTGCCACATATCTGCACTgaaaaaaagtgttttgtttttggtttttaatgTTAATGAAGCAGAGAATCAAATTGAATCAAAAGATTTTGGTGGTTTGAAAAGTGTTGAATCACTACGGTAACATGTTGAATCACCGGAGGGGTGAATTCATAACAGCTTCTGCAGCTAGGATGCTGGAAACACAATTAAATGCTTCATATTATTGAAGTTTCTGCAGCTGGGGGCCGAAATTGTTAAATAAATAAGGTTTCTACAGCTAGGGGGCTGgaaacaaaatattaaatgttataaatgtttCTTCAGCTAGTGGGCTGGAAACGGTTTCTGCAGCTAGGGGGCTGGAAACAACGTTAGGAAAAACGTCGCATATCAGTTTTCTACAGCTAGGGGGCTGGAATTGTGAAATAAATAAGGTTTCTGCAGCTAGGGGGCTGGAAACAAAATATGAACTGTTAAAAGTTTTTCAGCTAGTGGGCTGGAAACGATTTCTGCAGCTAGGGGGCTGGAAAAAATGCGGTAGGAAAAACGTCAAATATTAGTTTCTGCAGCTAGGGGGCTGGAAACAATATGACAAACGAACGAATTCCTTTTCGTCTTGAAGATTATAGAGTAAACTGTAGACTTCCATCCAAGTCATGTTCAAAGATGATTGTTCGTCGTCGTGGTTGCGGGAGACCCTTAACCTAGTTTCTGGAAAGGGTGAACCTAATAGTGAATTTTATTAAACGAAAACAAGTGACGATTTTGAATCTTACGTTTTTTTCCATGGTTTGTTTTTCTCTAGATGGATGAGAGTCGCCCGTTGGGTATGTTTAGATGCGAGCAAATGGAAAGCGGAAAATTGGCCAAAGCGTGGTTTGAGTGGAAAGGCTCGCTTGAATGTTATTTTGATTCATACGAGATTACTGACCAAAAGCTAAAACGATCCAAAATGTTACATTTGGGAGGTCCACagcttcaaaaagttttcaGAAGTCTGGAAGGGACGGAAAATTTTCCATCGGTGCTGCTCCAGATACCGTGGTACGACGTCGCAATAGAGCGACTAGATGCCTATTTTAAGCCACGTCGTCAAGACGTGCTTGAACGATATAAGTTACGCAATATGAAGCAAGGTAGCAACGAACGATTTGCTCATTTCGTTCTACGTCTGCGGCAGCAACTCCAGGACTGTGGACTGGATAAGTATCCACAAGACGTTAAACACAGCGTAGAAGAAATGATGTTAATCGATGTGATCCTAGAAGGTTGTACTTCTGCCGAACTTCGTCGAAAGATATTAGAAAAAGATCAACCTCTGTCTGACATCGAAGCGCTGGGTGAATCCTTGGAAAGTGTTAGAGCACAGGAGTTGGAAATGAGCAGCAAGTATTCTCACGGTGATTCCGGAGAACTCGAAGTAcggaaaattaataaatttgcAAGCAACAGAACTGAGCGTAAGCAGGAGCGGATCGTAAAGCGGTTTGGAAATAATTTCTCTCCAAAAGGAACTAAGCGAGACCAAAGGGTAGTATGTTATTCGTGTGGTAAGAGCGGGCATATTTCTAAGGATCCCGGTTGTCCTGCgaaaggaaaaaaatgcaataggtGCCAAGTTATTGGTCATTTCGAGAAAACATGCCGCAAACGACCATCGAAGTTTACGGAGCATGTTACGTCGAAACAAGTCCAAGAAATAACCCACGAACCGCCCACGTTTGCAACTGAGAACGAGCCATCCGAAAACAACAACGAGCAGAAGGTGTACTATACTTTTCATACTGGAAATCTGACGAACCTTGTCGAGTGTAAAATAGGAGGAATCACAACCGAAATGCTGATTGATTCTGGATCTGACGCTAATCTGATTACCGTTGGAACTTGGGAAATGATGAAATCCAGAGGTATTACAGTCCAGAGGTGTAACAAAGGAAGTGACAAGGTCCTGAGGGCGTATGGTAGTGATTCGCCGCTAGAAATATTGGGATCATTCATAGCGATGATCGATTTAGCGAAGCGGTCAGTTAGTGCGGAGTTTTTCGTTGTCGAGAAAGGTCAGCGTAATATACTGGGTGATGCGACATCCAAGCAACTCGGCGTGTTGAAGATCGGAATTGATGCAAATGAGGTTCACGAGGAACCGGTGGCAGCATCGGCGTTTCCTAAGATTAAGGGAATGCAAATCCATATCCAAATGGATCCCACTATTGTTCCCGTTTTCCAACCGCTAAGACGAATTCCGATTCCGTTAGAGAATGCAGTTAACAAGAAACTGGATGAGCTTCTTGAAAGAGATATCATAGAACCGAAGAAGGGCCCAGCAACATGGGTCTCTCCGCTGGTAGTGGCGAGGAAGTCCAATGGCGAGATTCGGTTGTGTGTGGATCTTCGTCGCGTAAATCGGGCTGTAATTAGAGAACGCCATCCCATGCCAGTTATCGAGGACGTTTTGGCAAAGATCGGTAGAGGAAACATATGGAGCACGTTGGATATCAAGGACGCGTTTTTCTTGCTAGAACTGGACGAAGAATCTAGAAGTGTCACAACCTTCATTTCGCATCGAGGACTGTACCAGTTCAAACGTCTTCCTTTTGGGTTAGTTTCGGCTCCGGAGATATTCCAGCGCACTATGGATGAAATTTTGGCTGACTGCGAGGGTACCTATTGGTATTTAGACGACGTCGGTGTCGAGGGAAGCACTCTTGACGAACATGACGAACGTCTGACAAAGGTATAAttctaaaataaatttatttctgTTTTGATGATACAATAAATACTCTACTGCTCCACTAAtgcgtttttttaatgttttttttcccAAAATTGTTTGGTAACAGGTACTAGACAAGTTAGAGGAAAAGGGTGTGGTCTTGAACAAACATAAATGTGTGTTCCGGACAACTGAGTTTGATTTTTTAGGTTACCGGATAAATCGAGAAGGCATCTTACCTTCAGCAGCAAAACAGAATGCTATTACTACGTTCCGACGGCCGAAAAACGATAGCGAAGTCCGGAGTTTTCTTGGGCTTGCTAACTATATGGGTAAATTTGTGCCTAACCTATCAACCCTAGACGAACCTCTACGTAACCTCATACGAAAAGGTTCAAGGTTCCAATGGGGAGAAAGAGAAGAACAAGCTTTCAATGAGATCAAGGAAAGAATTTCTAAGGCAAGTTGTCTAGGGCTCTTCAAACTAGAGGACGAAACAGCGGTCCTAGCTGACGCGAGTCCTCATGCGCTTGGAGCAGTACTAATTCAAACTAATGCTATGAAGGAATCTAGAGCTATCTGTTTTGCGTCAAAATCTCTGACGGATACTGAACGACGATACTGCCAAACGGAAAAAGAGGCGCTCGCGCTGGTGTGGAGTGTTGAGAGGTTCCAGACTTACCTGATCGGCAGGGAGTTTAATCTTCTTACGGACTGTAAAGCACTTACATTTCTTTTTTCACCTACGTCACGGCCATGTGCTCGAATCGAACGCTGGGTACTACGCCTGCAAGGGTTTCAATACAGGATCGTGCACATTTCGGGGAAGCTAAATATAGCGGACGTTATCTCAAGACTTTCAACTATTCCACCAAAAGCCTTTGATGAAGGCGAGGAGTTGATGGTTCGCGAGGTGATTGATTCAGCCATTAGTGCTACTGCTCTTAAATGGGAAGATCTCGAAAAGGCCAGCCGTGATGATCCCAAAATTCAACTAATTTTTCAAGCTCTGGATTCTGGACGTTCTGATGAAGTACCATTAGAGTACAGAATGGTGTTCTCAGAGTTATGTAGGTTAAACAACGTGTTGTTGAGAACTGACCGTATAGTGGTACCTTTAAATTTGCAACAGCGAGTCCTTCAACTTGCTCACGAAGGACACCCAGGAGCTCGAATCATGAAAGGGCATCTTCGCGCCAACGTCTGGTGGCCAAAGATGGATCAACATGtcgaaaaatttgttaaaacaTGTCGCGGATGTTTGTTGGTATCTCTGCCAAATCCGCCGGAACCAATGGTACGGAAGGAGTTACCAACACGACCATGGGAACAGATAGCCATTGACTTCCTAGGACCGCTTCCTGAAGGAGAAAATCTTCTAGTGTGTGTGGATTATTTTAGCAGATTTTTAGAAGTCGTGGTAATGGATGACACATCAACGTCTGCTACTATTACCGAACTGATGATTATTTTCTCTCGATATGGAATACCAGAGAGCCTGAAAGCCGACAATGGTCCGCAGTTCACATCCGAAGACTTTTTAGCTTTCTGTGAGGAGTATGACATCCGGTTGGTGCACTCGATTCCTTATTGGCCTCAGATGAACGGGGAAGTTGAGCGTCAAAACCGCTCTATCCTGAAGCGATTGAGGATAGCCCAGGAATTGGACAAGGACTGGCGGAAAGAGTTGAGGCAGTATCTTCTGATGTATCACGCAGCCAATCATACGACCACAGGGAAACCCCCATCAGAGCTCATGTTTGGGCGCCGCATACGCACTAAATTGCCAAGCATTTCAAAGGCATCAGAGCAATACGACGTCGTTAGAGAACGGGACGCTATTGAAAAAGAGAGAGGGAGGTTATATGCGGATAAGAAACGCAGAGCTAAACCAAGTGGGTTGCAAGTGGGAGATCGCGTTCTAGCGAAGCGTACCAGGAAGGGAAATAAGTTGTGTGCCGACTTCTCACCTGAAACTTTCGATGTTGTCCAGAGAAGCGGAGCTGATGTTACCATTCGTTCAACCAAGACAGGGAAGGAATTCAGAAGAAACGCGGCACATTTGAAAGCAATTCCCCGCGAAGAATCCAACGGAAATGATCCCATTGATGATGCAACATCGTCGGAGTCGGGTTTGGAGCTCGATGGAGCTGAACCTACCGGAAACGCGAAATCGTCGAAGCCGGGTTTGGCCCTCGCAAGTAACCGTCATCATGAAGAGGGGGATAGAAATCCAGAAGGAGCATCAGGCGGATTTCGGAGAGCAAGTACATCTAAAAGAACAAAAGTAGAACCTAAGCATTTCAAAGACTTTGTAACCTATTGAATAACTCGTTTAAAGAAAGAGGGGAGTGTAGGGTATGAGCTAGCTGAGTTTTAGGTAAAACGGATTAACAGTGTTGTAGATGAGAAAGCGTGAAACAGAATCACCCTGTAAGAGGAATGAAAAGAGGAAAGGGAGCGAGAGATGGGTTGAACAGAAAAAGGCATGTAAGGAGACGCAGCGGATAAAAAGGTGTGCTCTGTAAAACAGGTGAACTATACGGGAATAAATAAAGATTTACGGAAACAGTTGGTGGCGATTGTTGAAGTATTTACATTCACTACAGGC from Wyeomyia smithii strain HCP4-BCI-WySm-NY-G18 chromosome 3, ASM2978416v1, whole genome shotgun sequence encodes the following:
- the LOC129728811 gene encoding uncharacterized protein K02A2.6-like, producing MLHLGGPQLQKVFRSLEGTENFPSVLLQIPWYDVAIERLDAYFKPRRQDVLERYKLRNMKQGSNERFAHFVLRLRQQLQDCGLDKYPQDVKHSVEEMMLIDVILEGCTSAELRRKILEKDQPLSDIEALGESLESVRAQELEMSSKYSHGDSGELEVRKINKFASNRTERKQERIVKRFGNNFSPKGTKRDQRVVCYSCGKSGHISKDPGCPAKGKKCNRCQVIGHFEKTCRKRPSKFTEHVTSKQVQEITHEPPTFATENEPSENNNEQKVYYTFHTGNLTNLVECKIGGITTEMLIDSGSDANLITVGTWEMMKSRGITVQRCNKGSDKVLRAYGSDSPLEILGSFIAMIDLAKRSVSAEFFVVEKGQRNILGDATSKQLGVLKIGIDANEVHEEPVAASAFPKIKGMQIHIQMDPTIVPVFQPLRRIPIPLENAVNKKLDELLERDIIEPKKGPATWVSPLVVARKSNGEIRLCVDLRRVNRAVIRERHPMPVIEDVLAKIGRGNIWSTLDIKDAFFLLELDEESRSVTTFISHRGLYQFKRLPFGLVSAPEIFQRTMDEILADCEGTYWYLDDVGVEGSTLDEHDERLTKVLDKLEEKGVVLNKHKCVFRTTEFDFLGYRINREGILPSAAKQNAITTFRRPKNDSEVRSFLGLANYMGKFVPNLSTLDEPLRNLIRKGSRFQWGEREEQAFNEIKERISKASCLGLFKLEDETAVLADASPHALGAVLIQTNAMKESRAICFASKSLTDTERRYCQTEKEALALVWSVERFQTYLIGREFNLLTDCKALTFLFSPTSRPCARIERWVLRLQGFQYRIVHISGKLNIADVISRLSTIPPKAFDEGEELMVREVIDSAISATALKWEDLEKASRDDPKIQLIFQALDSGRSDEVPLEYRMVFSELCRLNNVLLRTDRIVVPLNLQQRVLQLAHEGHPGARIMKGHLRANVWWPKMDQHVEKFVKTCRGCLLVSLPNPPEPMVRKELPTRPWEQIAIDFLGPLPEGENLLVCVDYFSRFLEVVVMDDTSTSATITELMIIFSRYGIPESLKADNGPQFTSEDFLAFCEEYDIRLVHSIPYWPQMNGEVERQNRSILKRLRIAQELDKDWRKELRQYLLMYHAANHTTTGKPPSELMFGRRIRTKLPSISKASEQYDVVRERDAIEKERGRLYADKKRRAKPSGLQVGDRVLAKRTRKGNKLCADFSPETFDVVQRSGADVTIRSTKTGKEFRRNAAHLKAIPREESNGNDPIDDATSSESGLELDGAEPTGNAKSSKPGLALASNRHHEEGDRNPEGASGGFRRASTSKRTKVEPKHFKDFVTY